Genomic DNA from Nitratidesulfovibrio vulgaris str. Hildenborough:
CGTACGTCACTCTTTTCCGCCCATGGGGCTGGATAGTGGGCACAGGGGTCTATGTGGACGACATCGAACGGGATGTGACAGCGTTACGGCTGCGCGTGCTCACCCTTTCCGGCGGCATTCTGCTGCTGGTATGCGCCTTCGGCTGGATTCTCATCCGTTCCATACGTCGCCCGCTTGACAGCCTCGCCAGCTACGCCCGCAAGGTTGCGGATGGTGACCTTGGGGCACACGTCTCAGGTTCGTTCATCGCAGAATTCGGCGAACTGAAACACTCTCTCGAAACCATGGTCGAGGCCCTCCGGACAAAGATAGCCGAAGCACAGGAGAAGACGGACGAGGCTTCGATCATGGCACGGCGCGCCGAAGAGCAGACACATGCCGCAGAGGCAGCCCGCGAAGAGGCGGAGCGTGCCCGCAGTGAAGGCATGGTGGACGCCGCCAACCAGCTTGAAGCCATCGTCCGGGATGTGGGCAGGGCTGCCTCCGCACTGACGGGACTTGTACGGGTCGCCGCCGAAGGTGCAGGCAGGCAGCGTGCACGCGTTGGCGAGACCTCGGTGTCGATGGAAGAGATGAACGCCACGGTTCTGGACGTGGCCCGCAATGCGGGACAGGCCGCCACGACGTCCGAGGCGGCCAGGGCCAAGGCGCAACAGGGCGCAGGCGGTGTCGAGCAGGTGGTGGCATCGGTGGCGCAGGTCGAGCGGGAGGCGGCGAGCCTGCGCGAGAGCATGGGGGCCCTGTCCAAGAGGGCAGACGCCATCGGTCAGATCATGTCTGTCATCTCGGACATCGCCGACCAGACCAACCTGCTGGCGCTCAACGCCGCCATCGAGGCTGCACGGGCCGGAGAGGCTGGCCGCGGCTTCGCCGTCGTCGCCGACGAGGTGCGCAAGCTCGCCGAAAAGACCATGAACGCCACCAAGGAAGTGGATTCCGCCATACGGGGCATCCAGCAGGGCACAGGTGAGAGTTCGCGCAATGTCGATGCCGCGTCGCGTGCAGTGGGAGAAGCCGCGGAACATGCACGGGCAGCCGGGGAATCGCTGGGCGAAATCGTGCGGCTGGCCGAGCAGGTGTCAGACCAGATACGCTCCATCGCCACTGCGAGTGAAGAACAGTCGTCTTCGAGCGAATCCATCGCCCATGCCCTTGACGGGGTGGCAGGCGTAGCGGACGACACAAGTCGGGCAATGGATGATGCCATGCACAGCCTGCGCGACCTTGAAGGTGGCACTACCAACCTCACGAGACTCATCGAACGGCTCAAGAAGAGCTAGAAGACCAGCATCCAGATGGCAAAGGCCCCCCCGCCTTGCGGCGAGGGGGCCGTGTTGCGCGCGGATGGAGCGACCGTTACCGCGTCAGCTTGCGGAACTTGATACGGTGCGGCGTGACATCTTCCATGACGGGCACCACCGCAAGCGGCGGATGCCCTCGCGCCCGTGCGGGGAACGCGGTCCCCGCACGACGCGCGCTACGCGCAACCCCTCATGCCGGACGCCACACGCCGCACAATGACAAAGGCCCCCCCGCCTTCCGGCGAGGGGGCCGTGTCGCGCGCGGATGGAGCGACCGTTACCGCGTCAGCTTGCGGAACTTGATACGGTGCGGCGTGACATCTTCCATGACGGGCACCACCGCAAGCGGCGGATGCCCTCGCGTCCGTGCGGGGAACGCGGTCCCCGCACGACGCGCGCTACGCGCAACCCCTCATGCCGGACGCCACACGCCGCACCATGACAAAGGCCCCCCCGCCTTGCGGCGAGGGGGCCGTGTTGCGCACGGATGGAGCGACCGTTACCGCGTCAGCTTGCGGAACTTGATACGGTGCGGCGTGTCGGCGTCCTTGCCGAGGCGTGCCTTGCGGTCGGCGTCGTACTCGGAGTAGTTGCCCTCGAAGAACACCACCTTCGAGTCTCCCTCGAAAGCCAGTATATGCGTGGCGAGACGGTCGAGGAACCAGCGGTCGTGGCTGATGACCAGCACGACACCTGCGAAGTTCTCGATGCCGTCTTCAAGGGCACGCATGGTGTTCACGTCGAGGTCGTTGGTGGGTTCGTCAAGCAGGATGACGTTGGCCCCTTCCTTCAGCATACGGGCCACGTGCAGGCGGTTGCGTTCACCACCGGAGAGCACGTCGACCTTCTTCTGCTGGTCCTGCCCCATGAAGTTGAAGCGCGAGCAGTAGGCACGGGCGTTCACCTCGCGGGTACCGAGCTTCACCGTGTCGTACCCGTCGCTGATGAGTTCGTACACGGTCTTGCCGGGGGTGAGCGATTCGCGATTCTGGTCGACATAGGCCAGTTTCACCGTATCACCCACGGTCAACGTCCCGGCATCGGGCTGTTCCAGCCCTGCTATAATCTTGAACAGCGTGGTCTTGCCCGCGCCGTTGGGGCCGACGATACCGACGATGGCACCGGCGGGGATGATGCATTCGAGCCCTTCGATGAGCATCTTGTCACCCATCGACTTGCTCACGCCCTGTGCCTCGATGACCTTCTTGCCAAGCCGCGGTCCCGGCGGGATGTAGATTTCAAGGTCGGGTGCGCGCTTCTCACTCTCGTGGCTGAGCATGGCCTCGTAGGCGTTGATGCGTGCCTTGCCCTTGGCATGACGCCCCTTGGGGGACATGCGTATCCACTCGAGTTCGCGCTTGAGGGTCTTCTGGCGTTCAGCTTCGGCCTTGTCTTCGTTGGCGAGACGCTTCTCTTTCTGCTCAAGCCACGACGAGTAGTTGCCCTTCCACGGGATGCCGCGACCACGGTCGAGTTCGAGAATCCAGCCCGCCACGTTGTCGAGGAAGTAACGGTCGTGGGTGACGGCGATGACGGTACCGGGGAAGCCTTGCAGGAACCGCTCAAGCCACGCCACCGACTCGGCGTCGAGGTGGTTGGTGGGTTCGTCGAGCAGCAGGATGTCAGGATTCTGGAGCAGCAGGCGGCACAGGGCCACGCGACGGCGTTCACCACCGGAGATGACCGAAACGGGCGTATCGCCGGCCGGGCAGCGCAGGGCGTCCATCGCCATCTCGAGACGGGCGTCGAGGTCCCATGCGCCCTTGGCGTCCATCTGCTCCTGCACCTTGCCCTGACGCTCGATGAGTGCATCCATCTCGTCGGGTTCCATGGGGTCGGCGAAACGGGCGTTGATCTCCTCGAACTCCTTCACGAGGTCGACGATATCCTGCACGCCCTCTTCGACCACCTCGCGCACGGTACGGGTCTCGTCCACCAGCGGTTCCTGTTCGAGGTAGCCGATGGTGAAACCCGGAGCGAGCACGGTCTTGCCGTCGAAATTCTGGTCGACCCCGGCGAGTATCTTCAGCAGCGACGACTTGCCCGACCCGTTGAGGCCCAGCACGCCGATCTTCGCGCCATAGAAGTACGAAAGGGAGATGTCCTTCAGGACTTCGCGCTGACCATGTCTTTTGGTCACGCGAATCATGGAATAGATGATCTTGTCCGGTTCGTTGCTCATGGTCCACCTGTTGTGGTTGCTTTCGGGGATGATGCCGCAGGCTGCGGCCCCATGAGCTTTTGCAGACAAGCGCGCGTTTGTCCAGTCTTGCGGCTGCCGGACGCACGTTCGCGCCAGCCTGATGTTGCAGAGGTCGCCGTACACCGATGCCCTACGACGCCCCGCCTGCCCATGACGGGAACGCTGGCCGCCTAGTGCTGTGGCAGGAAGATGCTGAACACCGTCCCTTCACCGGGTGTGCTCGCCACATCGATGCTGCCTCCATGCTGCTCGACGATGGCCTTGCACAGCGAAAGGCCCAGTCCATGACCGGATGGCCTGTCACCGCGACCGACGCGGAAGAGCTTGTCGAACACGCGGGCAAGATGCTCCGGGGCGATGCCTACGCCCGTGTCGGACACGGCGATGACCACCCCACCCACCGTCGCCGCGCCCTCGACCCGCACCGAACCACCGGGTGTGAACCTGAAGGCGTTGTCCAGCATGTTGAGCAGCACAAGACGCAGCCGTTCCCTGTCCGCCTCCATCTGAAGCGACTTGGGGCATGCCACCGAAAGGGCTATTCCCTCGCCCTCGGCCAGTGGTGCGAAGAACTCCTCCACCTCCTCCAGCAGGTCGCGCATGGGGAAGCTGGTACGCCGAAGCTGCATGGTACCCGATTCGGCTTCAGACAGGTCGAGCACCATGCCCACCATCTGTACCAGCCTGTCGTATTCCGAGAGTTGCCGGGCGAGAAGGTCGCGGCATTCCTCGACGGATGCGCCCTTCAGCAGGGTCATCTCCGCCTGTGTGCGCAACCGCGTCAACGGCGTGCGCAAATCGTGGGCCACATTGTCGAGCATCCTTCGCATGTTCTCGATGAGCGAATCGATGCGAGAGAGCATCAGATTGAACGTGGCTGCCAACAGGTCGACCTCGTCCCCGTTGCCGGTGCGTTGGACCCGCGCCGTAAGGTCACCCCTGTAGATGCGTAACGCAGCCTCGCGCACGCGCGACACACCGAGAAGCGACGTGCGCGTGGCGGCTGCCCCCGCAAGCAGCGCGAGCACGATGCCGGGGAGGAAGCACAGGGCGGCAGCTCGCCCGAGCATGGTCAGCGTCGTGCGACTGGTGAAGTCGCGATGGCCCACCTGCACGATGGTGCCATCATCGAGGCGCCCCGTCACAAGGCGCAATTCGACCCCGCTCACCACCCCTTCGACGATGAGGTTGCGTCCCACCATATCGGCCGGGGTGGCGTCCATGACGGAGAGGAACTCCGTCCAGTCTTCGGGCGAGGGGAGCATCTCGTCGGATTGCGGTGTGACAAGGCGTACGATAAGGCGCCGCGACCCAATGAGATTGATGATTTCGAGTGCGGCATCGTAGCGTTCCTCGTCCGTGGCCTCCTTCACGGCCGTGAACTGCCGCAACGCCTCACGGGCGATGTCCATGTCGCGCCCTTCAAGGGTACGCTGCATGTAGCCGTACACCGCCAGACTGAAGGCCAGTGCAGACACGCAGAAGAACAGTGCGTGGATGATGGCCAGCCGCGCAACGAGACGGCTATGCCACGGCGTCTGCGAGTCCGAAGACATAACCCACGCCGCGCATGGTATGAATGACCCTCGGGGCGCCGTTGCGCTCCGTCTTCTCGCGAAGCTGGCATATCTGCACGTCGATGATGTTGGAACCGGGCATGAAGTCATAGCCCCACACCCGCTTCACGATCATGTTACGGGTGACCACCGTGCCCGCGTTCTCCATGAGCAACAGCAGCAGCGCGAACTCTCGCCCCTTGAGGTCCATCTCGCACCCGTCGCGATAGGCCTTGCGGTGCACGAGGTCGAGCATGAGCCCCGAATGGGTGAGCGACATGGGCCTGCCCGCACTGCGACGGCGCAACGCCGCAAGCCGCGCCAGCAACTCGGAGATGGCGAAGGGCTTGGTGAGATAGTCGTCACTGCCGCTTTCGAGATGCCGCACCCTGTCCTCTACGGATTGACGGGCGCTGAGCACCAGAACAGGCACGGTGTCGCCCCGCTCACGCAATTCGTGCAGCAGGTCGGCACCATCACCATCCGGCAGCATGAGGTCGAGAACGATGGCGTCCCACGCCCCGCTGCCCGCCTTCTCTCTGGCTTCATCCAGCGTGGAGGCCACCATCGCCTCGTTTCCCGCGTCCACAAGCGCCTGCGCCGTCGTCGCGGCTATGGTGGCGTCGTCTTCGACGATGAGTATGTTCATGAATCCCTCCCGTGCGCGCACTCTGCTTCGCTTGCGACGACGATGCACATTATTTGTTCATAAGCCTCGTGCCGCATGCCACGGACTGACAGCCCGACGTGCCTCGCCATCGGAATGCACTCTACGCCATGCGCCTTCGCCGGAAAAGAGGATACCGGTGAACAGGTACTGTCCCGCATACATCTTTACAGAACGCTGGCAGGCGCATAGCCTGTAGAATCATCCATCCGACGCAATCCGGAGGCCGCATGGCGAAAAGGCACGACTTCGCGTCTCTCCGGTCAGGCTTCATGCCCCCATTCACGAACAGGTGTAGCAAGGAGGATTCATGCTGCTTTCGGCTACCACATCCATACATGACCTCGTCACATCGCATCCCTATCTCATCGAAGTGCTGGCAGACTACGCACCAGCCTTCGCCAAGCTGCGCAACCCGCTGCTTCGCAACACACTGGGGCGTGTGGCGACCCTCCAGCAAGCCGCAGACCTAGCGGGGCTTGAACTCACCGGGCTCATGGCCCACCTCGCACGCGCCATCATGGAGCATACGAAAGAGGCCGTAACGCTCGTCCCGCGCGGGGCCGAAACGCCCGCACATGCCGTGGCGGACGGTGACAGCGGTTGCGGAGGCTGCACACCCCGCCCCGCAGAAGGCAACACGGCGGACCGCGCTACGCGCCTTGCGACACTGCGTGCCCTGCTGGAGAGACTGCACCAGGGAACACCACTGGCCGACCTCAAGGAGGCCTTCGCCTCTGCCGTGGGTGGCATCTCCGCAGCAGAAGTCGCATCGCTGGAGAAAGAACTTGTGGCCGGAGGCGTTGCGGAGACGGAAATCAAGAGGCTGTGCTCGCTGCACGTGGACATCTTCCGCGAGGCCCTCGCACCGCAACACGTGCCGGACATGCCGCCCGGACACCCCGTGCACACCTACCGCGCCGAAAACGCGGAGGCGACACGCATCGCCGACGAAATCATCAGTCAGATAGACAGGATGCGCAGCGTACCCGGCGACACGGAGTCGCCCCTCGACGAACTGGCGTGGTCGTTCAGCCGCCGCCACGTGGCCGACCTGCTTGCCGACCTTGCCCATGTCGAACGCCATTACACGCGCAAGGAGATGCAACTCTTCCCCATGCTCGAGGAGAACGGCATCGAAGCCCCTCCGAAGGTGATGTGGGAGGTGCACGACGATATCCGCAGTCTGCTTCGCAAGGCCCGCGAGACCGTGGAAGGCCCCTCGCCCGTGGCCGCCGCGACCGTGGCGCGTGATGCGGCACTTGCCGTGAAAGACATGGTGGACAAGGAGGAGACGGTGCTCTTCCCCATGGCACTGGAAAGCCTGACCGAAGCGCAGTGGGGCCGTGTCAGGCACGGCGAGGATGAAATCGGCTATGCGTGGGTGACCCCCGAAGGGGAATGGACGCCGCAGGCGGCGGACACTCCGGAATCCCTGACGATGGAAGGGGCTGCTACCGGGACACCTGACCGGGTGACGCTGGGGACGGGTACCCTCACCGTGGAGACCCTCGACCGCATGCTGCGCA
This window encodes:
- a CDS encoding methyl-accepting chemotaxis protein, translated to MQHRPALDLAPEAASRGRFQPGVGARLLLLVGGIVALFVLTIFVGILPTVEQRLLAARGDALRNMIQNVDKLLQEYDARVQKGEFTREEGMKRAALRIGSMRYGNNDYFWINDTGTPYPTMIMHPVATQLVGKVLDSPNYQRATGWRTAPGEDFNAYPAGKNLFQAFVDVVQRNGSGLVSYAWPKPLPGGGASSELYNKESYVTLFRPWGWIVGTGVYVDDIERDVTALRLRVLTLSGGILLLVCAFGWILIRSIRRPLDSLASYARKVADGDLGAHVSGSFIAEFGELKHSLETMVEALRTKIAEAQEKTDEASIMARRAEEQTHAAEAAREEAERARSEGMVDAANQLEAIVRDVGRAASALTGLVRVAAEGAGRQRARVGETSVSMEEMNATVLDVARNAGQAATTSEAARAKAQQGAGGVEQVVASVAQVEREAASLRESMGALSKRADAIGQIMSVISDIADQTNLLALNAAIEAARAGEAGRGFAVVADEVRKLAEKTMNATKEVDSAIRGIQQGTGESSRNVDAASRAVGEAAEHARAAGESLGEIVRLAEQVSDQIRSIATASEEQSSSSESIAHALDGVAGVADDTSRAMDDAMHSLRDLEGGTTNLTRLIERLKKS
- a CDS encoding response regulator transcription factor: MNILIVEDDATIAATTAQALVDAGNEAMVASTLDEAREKAGSGAWDAIVLDLMLPDGDGADLLHELRERGDTVPVLVLSARQSVEDRVRHLESGSDDYLTKPFAISELLARLAALRRRSAGRPMSLTHSGLMLDLVHRKAYRDGCEMDLKGREFALLLLLMENAGTVVTRNMIVKRVWGYDFMPGSNIIDVQICQLREKTERNGAPRVIHTMRGVGYVFGLADAVA
- a CDS encoding sensor histidine kinase, with amino-acid sequence MSSDSQTPWHSRLVARLAIIHALFFCVSALAFSLAVYGYMQRTLEGRDMDIAREALRQFTAVKEATDEERYDAALEIINLIGSRRLIVRLVTPQSDEMLPSPEDWTEFLSVMDATPADMVGRNLIVEGVVSGVELRLVTGRLDDGTIVQVGHRDFTSRTTLTMLGRAAALCFLPGIVLALLAGAAATRTSLLGVSRVREAALRIYRGDLTARVQRTGNGDEVDLLAATFNLMLSRIDSLIENMRRMLDNVAHDLRTPLTRLRTQAEMTLLKGASVEECRDLLARQLSEYDRLVQMVGMVLDLSEAESGTMQLRRTSFPMRDLLEEVEEFFAPLAEGEGIALSVACPKSLQMEADRERLRLVLLNMLDNAFRFTPGGSVRVEGAATVGGVVIAVSDTGVGIAPEHLARVFDKLFRVGRGDRPSGHGLGLSLCKAIVEQHGGSIDVASTPGEGTVFSIFLPQH
- the ettA gene encoding energy-dependent translational throttle protein EttA; translated protein: MSNEPDKIIYSMIRVTKRHGQREVLKDISLSYFYGAKIGVLGLNGSGKSSLLKILAGVDQNFDGKTVLAPGFTIGYLEQEPLVDETRTVREVVEEGVQDIVDLVKEFEEINARFADPMEPDEMDALIERQGKVQEQMDAKGAWDLDARLEMAMDALRCPAGDTPVSVISGGERRRVALCRLLLQNPDILLLDEPTNHLDAESVAWLERFLQGFPGTVIAVTHDRYFLDNVAGWILELDRGRGIPWKGNYSSWLEQKEKRLANEDKAEAERQKTLKRELEWIRMSPKGRHAKGKARINAYEAMLSHESEKRAPDLEIYIPPGPRLGKKVIEAQGVSKSMGDKMLIEGLECIIPAGAIVGIVGPNGAGKTTLFKIIAGLEQPDAGTLTVGDTVKLAYVDQNRESLTPGKTVYELISDGYDTVKLGTREVNARAYCSRFNFMGQDQQKKVDVLSGGERNRLHVARMLKEGANVILLDEPTNDLDVNTMRALEDGIENFAGVVLVISHDRWFLDRLATHILAFEGDSKVVFFEGNYSEYDADRKARLGKDADTPHRIKFRKLTR
- a CDS encoding DUF438 domain-containing protein, yielding MLLSATTSIHDLVTSHPYLIEVLADYAPAFAKLRNPLLRNTLGRVATLQQAADLAGLELTGLMAHLARAIMEHTKEAVTLVPRGAETPAHAVADGDSGCGGCTPRPAEGNTADRATRLATLRALLERLHQGTPLADLKEAFASAVGGISAAEVASLEKELVAGGVAETEIKRLCSLHVDIFREALAPQHVPDMPPGHPVHTYRAENAEATRIADEIISQIDRMRSVPGDTESPLDELAWSFSRRHVADLLADLAHVERHYTRKEMQLFPMLEENGIEAPPKVMWEVHDDIRSLLRKARETVEGPSPVAAATVARDAALAVKDMVDKEETVLFPMALESLTEAQWGRVRHGEDEIGYAWVTPEGEWTPQAADTPESLTMEGAATGTPDRVTLGTGTLTVETLDRMLRTLPLDLSLVDAEDRVAYYTDSTHRIFPRSAGVIGRNVRNCHPPKSVHMVEEILARFKTGERDEAAFWIELGGRFLHIRYFAVRSDEGRYLGCLEVAQDVTDIRALSGQRRLLDWN